Proteins from one Plasmodium cynomolgi strain B DNA, chromosome 10, whole genome shotgun sequence genomic window:
- a CDS encoding hypothetical protein (putative): MNLLLCKNKKSNGEGEKIKNEHRAFTEKRESIIPLENKTVAIPFCCSKYIINNSFSKILSPTDARYSDGFSRNFKGTNNVFSNTKDHEPPNTDTDMFERNVEPFNSVNFEGHSNVKPLQNTCSEGEMCSIYSNLQNTNTHSTIRKLEHFDYIMYNIIKNEHEKKLQLKENVESKNNITIINNLYSNRTQMVDNGTLNLVQINKNIANSERICEENNRKLQDTKCSLMKNGNVMNQIKMSNGYNAKKDRKSSAKSGKEDDLLVDSENELRKEQSLSMIDTHKKNVAGSIKGNTDQYNALGQHYDI, encoded by the exons atgaatttgctcttgtgtaaaaataaaaagtccaatggagaaggggaaaagatAAAGAATGAACATAGAGCATTTACAGAAAAACGTGAAAGTATAATTCCTTTAGAAAATAAGACAGTTgcaattcctttttgttgtaGTAAATACATAATCAACAACTCCTTTTCAAAGATTCTAAGCCCTACAGACGCTAGATATAGTGATGGATTCAGCAGAAACTTTAAAGGCACAAACAATGTGTTCTC aaatactaAGGATCATGAACCCCCCAATACTGATACAGATATGTTTGAAAGAAACGTTGAACCCTTTAATTCGGTTAATTTTGAAGGTCACAGCAACGTGAAACCTTTGCAAAATACATGTTCTGAAGGGGAAATGTGCAGCATATACtcaaatttacaaaatactAATACACATAGTACAATTAGAAAATTAGAACATTTTGACTACATAATGTacaacataattaaaaatgaacacgaGAAAAAGTTACAGTTGAAAGAAAATGTAGAATCCAAAAACAATATTACCATTATAAATAACCTGTATTCCAATAGAACACAAATGGTAGATAACGGTACACTTAATCTTGTTCAgattaataaaaacattgCAAATTCAGAAAGGATATGTGAGGAAAACAACAGAAAATTGCAAGATACTAAATGCTCACTGATGAAAAATGGTAATGTAATGAACCAAATTAAAATGTCTAATGGTTATAATGCGAAAAAGGATAGAAAATCATCTGCGAAATCAGGTAAGGAAGATGATTTACTTGTTGATTCTGAAAATGAGTTAAGGAAAGAACAATCTTTGTCTATGATAGAtactcataaaaaaaacgtagcAGGAagcataaaaggaaacactGATCAATATAATGCTTTAGGACAGCATTATGACATATAG